A window of the Pedobacter frigiditerrae genome harbors these coding sequences:
- a CDS encoding ribonucleoside-diphosphate reductase subunit alpha, whose protein sequence is MFVLKRDGRKEAVKFDKITARIEKLCYGFNAELVDPIDVARKVIEGLYDGVTTSELDNLAAETAASLTTKHPDYALLASRIAVSNLHKNTEKSFSKTMEKLYTYIDPKTDKPSSLIADDVWEVIKENADILDSTIIYDRDFGFDYFGFKTLEKSYLLKVNGQIVERPQHLFMRVSVGIHKGDIDSAIKTYNLMSERWFTHATPTLFNAATPKPQMSSCFLLTMQDDSIEGIYDTLKQTAKISQSAGGIGLSIHNIRATGAYIGGTNGTSNGIVPMLKVFNDTARYVDQGGGKRKGAFAIYLEPWHADIFAFLDLRKNHGKEEMRARDLFYALWICDLFMQRVEDNGDWSLFSPDEAPGLADCHSEEFNELYTRYEKEGRARKTIKAQELWFAILDAQIETGTPYLLYKDAANSKSNQQNLGTIKSSNLCTEIIEYTSKDEVAVCNLASLALPRFVINGEFDHQKLYDVTYQATLNLNKIIDYNYYPVIEAQNSNFRHRPVGLGVQGLADAFILMRLPFESDAAKELNKEIFETIYFAGMTASADLAAKNGAYESFKGSPLSKGKFQFDLWNVKPSSNRWDWEALRKRVVKTGVYNSLLVAPMPTASTSQILGNNECFEPYTSNIYTRRVLSGEFVVVNKHLLKDLVSLGLWNPQMKDRIILANGSIQDIAEIPDYIKELYKTVWEIKMRNIIDMAADRGAYICQSQSLNLFINAPNTSKLTSMHFYAWKKGLKTGMYYLRTQAASQAVKFTVENQGGKAIEAVIPAEMTQDQVAEEIVDGPTCSMEDGCISCSG, encoded by the coding sequence ATGTTTGTACTAAAAAGAGATGGCCGCAAAGAAGCGGTAAAGTTTGATAAGATAACGGCTCGTATTGAGAAGTTATGTTATGGTTTTAATGCTGAATTGGTTGATCCGATTGATGTTGCTAGAAAAGTGATTGAGGGTTTATATGACGGTGTTACTACTTCAGAACTTGATAATCTTGCAGCAGAAACTGCAGCTTCCCTAACTACTAAACATCCAGATTATGCTTTGTTGGCATCGCGTATTGCGGTTTCTAACTTGCATAAAAACACCGAAAAGTCTTTCTCTAAAACAATGGAGAAACTTTATACCTACATTGACCCTAAAACTGATAAACCATCATCTTTAATTGCAGATGATGTTTGGGAAGTAATCAAAGAAAATGCTGATATTTTAGACAGTACTATCATTTACGATAGAGATTTTGGTTTTGATTATTTCGGTTTCAAAACTTTAGAAAAATCTTACTTGTTAAAAGTTAATGGACAGATTGTAGAGCGTCCACAACATTTGTTTATGCGTGTGTCTGTTGGTATTCACAAAGGTGATATTGATAGCGCCATCAAAACTTATAACTTAATGAGCGAGCGTTGGTTTACACACGCCACGCCAACATTATTCAACGCAGCAACACCTAAACCTCAAATGTCATCATGTTTCTTGTTAACCATGCAAGATGATAGCATTGAAGGTATTTACGATACTTTAAAACAAACTGCTAAAATCTCTCAAAGTGCAGGTGGTATTGGTTTAAGCATCCACAACATCCGTGCAACTGGTGCTTACATAGGTGGCACAAACGGAACAAGTAATGGTATCGTGCCGATGTTGAAGGTATTTAACGATACAGCTCGTTATGTAGACCAAGGTGGAGGTAAACGTAAAGGTGCTTTTGCTATTTACTTAGAGCCTTGGCATGCAGATATTTTCGCATTCCTAGACTTGCGTAAAAACCACGGTAAAGAAGAAATGCGTGCTCGTGATTTGTTCTACGCACTTTGGATTTGCGATTTGTTCATGCAACGTGTAGAAGACAATGGCGATTGGAGTTTGTTCTCTCCAGATGAAGCACCAGGTTTAGCAGATTGCCATAGCGAAGAATTTAACGAACTATATACTCGTTACGAAAAAGAAGGTAGAGCTCGTAAAACAATTAAAGCTCAAGAACTTTGGTTCGCTATTTTAGATGCACAAATTGAAACTGGTACTCCTTATTTGTTATATAAAGATGCTGCAAACAGTAAATCTAATCAGCAAAACTTAGGAACCATTAAAAGTTCTAACTTGTGTACAGAGATTATCGAGTACACTTCTAAAGACGAGGTTGCAGTTTGTAACTTAGCTTCATTGGCTTTACCAAGATTTGTAATCAACGGTGAGTTTGACCACCAAAAATTATACGATGTAACTTATCAAGCTACTTTAAACTTGAATAAAATCATCGATTATAACTATTATCCAGTAATCGAGGCACAAAACTCTAACTTCCGTCACCGTCCAGTTGGTTTAGGTGTACAAGGTTTGGCAGATGCATTTATCTTAATGCGTTTACCTTTCGAGAGCGATGCGGCTAAAGAATTGAACAAAGAGATTTTCGAAACCATTTATTTTGCTGGTATGACAGCATCAGCTGATTTAGCCGCTAAAAATGGTGCTTATGAAAGCTTTAAAGGTTCTCCATTATCTAAAGGTAAATTCCAGTTCGACCTTTGGAATGTGAAACCATCTAGCAATCGTTGGGATTGGGAGGCTTTGCGCAAACGCGTAGTTAAAACAGGTGTATACAACTCTTTACTAGTTGCACCAATGCCAACAGCTTCAACTTCTCAAATTTTAGGTAACAACGAATGTTTTGAGCCATATACTTCAAATATTTACACTCGTAGAGTATTAAGTGGAGAGTTTGTGGTAGTTAACAAGCACTTGTTAAAAGACTTAGTTTCTTTAGGCTTGTGGAACCCACAAATGAAAGATAGAATTATCTTAGCTAACGGTTCAATCCAAGACATTGCAGAAATTCCAGATTACATTAAAGAATTGTACAAAACAGTTTGGGAGATTAAGATGCGTAACATCATAGACATGGCTGCCGATAGAGGTGCTTACATCTGTCAATCGCAATCGCTAAACTTGTTTATCAATGCACCAAATACTTCAAAACTAACTTCAATGCACTTCTACGCTTGGAAAAAAGGATTGAAAACTGGTATGTACTATTTACGTACACAAGCTGCTTCTCAAGCTGTTAAGTTTACAGTAGAAAACCAAGGTGGTAAAGCAATTGAAGCTGTAATTCCTGCAGAAATGACACAAGACCAAGTTGCCGAAGAAATTGTAGACGGACCAACTTGTTCAATGGAAGATGGTTGCATTAGCTGTTCTGGATAA
- a CDS encoding cysteine-rich CWC family protein, with translation MNLSSTHSKHEIIPCERCGNAIECKANSYTKCQCSVVQLSINEVQHISELYDGCLCAKCLFELQQEYRETLVG, from the coding sequence ATGAACCTTTCTTCTACCCATAGCAAACACGAAATCATTCCCTGCGAACGCTGCGGAAATGCTATTGAATGCAAAGCGAATTCCTATACCAAATGCCAATGTAGCGTGGTTCAACTAAGCATTAATGAAGTGCAGCATATCTCTGAATTGTATGACGGTTGTTTGTGCGCCAAATGTTTGTTTGAGTTACAGCAAGAATATCGGGAAACCTTAGTAGGCTAA
- a CDS encoding carbon-nitrogen hydrolase produces the protein MSKVKVGLVQMTCTKDKQENLDKAVVKIREAAAKGAQIVCLQELFTSLYFCDVEDYDNFDLAEKIPGPSTDALQVVAKELGVVIIASLFEKRAEGLYHNTTAVLDADGSYLGKYRKMHIPDDPAYYEKFYFTPGDLGYKVFETKFAKIGILICWDQWYPEASRITALMGADIMFYPTAIGWDTTQDEETNQDQYNAWQTIQRSHAVANGVPVVSVNRVGFEQEGRMKFWGGSFATNAQGKLLYLGSHDKEETEVVELDLSQSDFMRKHWPFLRDRRIDSYQPITKRYIDGD, from the coding sequence ATGAGCAAAGTAAAAGTTGGCTTGGTGCAAATGACTTGTACTAAGGATAAACAAGAAAATTTAGACAAGGCGGTTGTAAAAATTAGGGAAGCAGCGGCAAAAGGTGCGCAGATTGTTTGTTTGCAAGAGTTGTTTACTTCATTATATTTTTGCGATGTAGAAGATTACGACAACTTCGATTTAGCAGAGAAAATCCCTGGTCCATCTACAGATGCTTTACAAGTAGTGGCTAAAGAATTGGGTGTAGTGATTATCGCGTCGTTATTTGAAAAACGTGCAGAAGGTTTGTACCACAATACAACTGCTGTTTTAGATGCTGATGGTTCATATTTAGGAAAATATCGTAAAATGCATATCCCTGATGACCCCGCTTATTATGAAAAATTCTACTTTACACCTGGCGATTTAGGCTATAAGGTTTTCGAAACTAAGTTTGCTAAAATCGGTATCTTGATTTGTTGGGACCAATGGTATCCTGAAGCTTCGCGTATAACCGCTTTAATGGGTGCTGATATCATGTTCTATCCAACAGCAATAGGATGGGATACCACACAAGATGAAGAAACTAACCAAGACCAGTACAATGCTTGGCAAACTATTCAACGTTCGCACGCAGTTGCAAACGGAGTTCCTGTGGTAAGTGTAAACCGTGTTGGATTTGAACAAGAAGGCCGCATGAAGTTTTGGGGTGGTAGTTTTGCTACCAATGCACAAGGTAAACTGCTTTATTTGGGTTCGCACGATAAAGAAGAAACAGAAGTGGTGGAGTTGGATTTAAGTCAAAGTGATTTTATGCGTAAACACTGGCCATTTTTAAGAGATAGAAGAATTGATTCTTATCAGCCAATTACGAAGAGATATATTGATGGGGATTAA
- a CDS encoding agmatine deiminase family protein, producing MSITVINTSEQPEFANSPKKQGYSFPAEWVKHEATWLSWPHKEESWPGKIETIYEPYCQFIKIVATGEKVRINVRDEEMKAFAISELQKVEADLSQIEFYFNESNDAWCRDHGPAFVVKGNEKAVVDWGYNAWGGKYPPFDLDDVIPTKIAKHFNLPLFTPDIVMEGGSVEFNGAGTILTSTACLLNENRNPHLNKEQIETYLKEFYGAEQVLWVGDGIVGDDTDGHIDDITRFVNEDTVITVLESNPFDENHILLEENYQALKEMRLLDGRPLNIVKLPMPSPVIYEDTRLPASYANFYIANAAVIVPIFGDVNDQKALDIIQGCFPDRPVIGINSVDIIWGLGSFHCLSQQEPAV from the coding sequence ATGTCAATTACAGTTATAAATACTTCTGAGCAACCAGAATTTGCGAATTCCCCAAAGAAACAAGGATACTCATTCCCAGCCGAATGGGTTAAACACGAAGCTACTTGGTTAAGTTGGCCTCATAAGGAAGAATCTTGGCCAGGCAAAATCGAAACGATTTACGAGCCTTATTGCCAGTTCATCAAAATTGTAGCAACAGGAGAAAAAGTTCGCATCAACGTAAGGGATGAGGAAATGAAAGCTTTTGCTATTTCAGAATTACAGAAAGTTGAAGCTGATTTAAGTCAGATTGAATTTTACTTTAACGAGAGTAATGATGCTTGGTGCCGCGACCATGGACCTGCATTTGTGGTTAAAGGAAATGAAAAAGCAGTTGTAGACTGGGGTTATAATGCTTGGGGTGGGAAATATCCACCATTTGATTTAGACGATGTGATACCGACTAAAATTGCTAAACACTTTAACTTGCCTTTATTTACGCCTGATATTGTAATGGAAGGTGGTTCAGTTGAGTTTAATGGTGCTGGAACAATTTTAACTAGCACAGCTTGTTTGTTAAATGAAAACAGAAATCCTCATTTAAATAAAGAACAGATTGAAACTTATTTAAAAGAGTTTTACGGTGCCGAGCAAGTTTTGTGGGTAGGAGATGGAATTGTTGGAGATGATACCGATGGCCATATTGATGACATCACTCGTTTCGTAAATGAGGATACTGTAATTACTGTTCTAGAAAGTAATCCCTTTGACGAAAACCACATTTTACTGGAAGAAAATTATCAGGCGTTAAAAGAAATGAGGTTGTTAGATGGTAGGCCATTAAACATTGTCAAATTGCCAATGCCATCACCAGTAATTTATGAGGATACGCGTTTGCCAGCCTCTTATGCTAATTTTTACATTGCTAATGCAGCAGTCATTGTTCCAATTTTTGGCGATGTAAACGACCAGAAAGCTTTAGATATTATTCAAGGGTGTTTTCCAGATAGACCAGTTATTGGTATTAATTCCGTAGATATTATTTGGGGATTGGGGAGTTTTCATTGTTTGAGCCAACAGGAACCTGCGGTTTAG
- a CDS encoding GIY-YIG nuclease family protein translates to MATIHNYFVYILECADKSYYTGVTNDLEVRLLQHNNGENPLAYTYSRRPLILRYFQRFDYIEHAIEFEKQVKGWSRKKKEALFLEDWNEIKRLSNLKKK, encoded by the coding sequence TTGGCAACTATCCATAACTATTTTGTCTATATATTAGAATGTGCAGATAAAAGCTACTACACTGGAGTTACAAATGATTTGGAAGTAAGATTATTGCAACATAACAATGGAGAAAACCCACTAGCTTACACTTATTCTAGAAGACCATTAATTTTAAGATACTTTCAAAGATTCGATTATATAGAACACGCTATTGAATTTGAAAAACAAGTAAAAGGTTGGAGTAGGAAAAAGAAAGAGGCGCTATTTTTAGAAGATTGGAATGAAATAAAAAGATTATCTAACCTCAAAAAGAAATAA
- the fabG gene encoding 3-oxoacyl-[acyl-carrier-protein] reductase has product MKLLEGKTALITGASKGIGRKIAEKFAEEGANVAFTYLSSVEKGQALEQELQSFGTQVKGYRSDASKFDEAEKLIADIMTDFGSIDIVVNNAGITKDGLLMRMTEENWDDVMNVNLKSIFNVTRAVTKIMMKARKGVFINMSSIVGVTGNAGQANYAASKAGIIGFTKSVAKELGSRNIRANVVAPGFIRTEMTEVLDPAVVAGWEAGIPLKRAGETEDIANVCVFLASDMSAYVTGQTISVCGGML; this is encoded by the coding sequence ATGAAATTACTAGAAGGAAAAACAGCACTAATTACTGGTGCATCAAAAGGAATAGGTCGCAAAATAGCCGAAAAATTTGCAGAAGAAGGTGCTAACGTAGCATTTACTTATCTATCGTCTGTAGAAAAAGGACAAGCTTTAGAACAAGAATTACAAAGCTTTGGCACACAAGTAAAGGGTTATCGTTCTGATGCTTCTAAATTTGATGAAGCCGAAAAACTAATTGCTGATATCATGACAGATTTTGGTTCGATTGATATCGTGGTTAACAATGCTGGTATTACAAAAGATGGTTTGTTAATGCGTATGACAGAGGAAAACTGGGATGACGTGATGAACGTTAACTTGAAATCTATCTTCAACGTAACTAGAGCTGTAACTAAAATCATGATGAAAGCCCGTAAGGGAGTATTCATTAACATGAGTTCTATTGTTGGTGTAACTGGTAATGCTGGTCAGGCAAATTATGCAGCTTCGAAAGCAGGTATCATTGGTTTCACTAAATCAGTAGCTAAAGAATTAGGTTCTCGTAACATTCGAGCAAACGTTGTGGCGCCTGGGTTTATCCGTACAGAAATGACTGAGGTTTTAGACCCAGCAGTTGTTGCAGGTTGGGAAGCAGGTATTCCACTTAAACGTGCAGGTGAAACTGAAGATATTGCCAATGTTTGTGTGTTTCTGGCATCGGATATGAGTGCTTATGTAACTGGACAAACTATTTCTGTTTGCGGCGGAATGCTGTAA
- a CDS encoding murein L,D-transpeptidase family protein, which produces MIKLFKIILLLIMTTPALAQNNFKTAQLKFERVRNAYADKWSSLQKNLQSAGYNGPFEIYMAAYKTEGKLEIWLKTANQSQYKLFKTYDFCAHSGTIGPKVIEGDGQTPEGFYKINVFNPMSNFHLSLGLDYPNKVDVARTGKGNKTGGDIYIHGNCVTIGCIPLTDEKIKEVYVLAVEARNAGQGDIPVSIYPFKMTDANMKKYGAQYPLQVAFWQTLQKGYLAFEKDKQLAKVTQVKGSYVVK; this is translated from the coding sequence ATGATTAAGCTATTCAAAATAATATTACTTTTAATAATGACTACTCCTGCATTGGCTCAAAATAATTTTAAAACTGCACAGTTAAAGTTTGAAAGAGTTAGAAATGCCTATGCTGATAAGTGGTCGTCTCTACAAAAAAACTTACAAAGTGCAGGTTATAATGGCCCTTTTGAAATTTATATGGCCGCTTATAAAACTGAAGGAAAATTAGAAATTTGGTTAAAAACAGCTAATCAATCTCAATACAAATTATTTAAGACTTATGATTTCTGTGCACATTCTGGTACAATTGGTCCGAAGGTAATTGAAGGCGATGGGCAAACACCAGAGGGTTTTTACAAAATCAATGTATTTAATCCGATGAGTAATTTTCACTTATCATTGGGCTTAGATTACCCAAACAAAGTTGATGTGGCGAGAACTGGAAAAGGGAATAAAACTGGGGGCGATATTTACATTCACGGGAATTGTGTAACGATAGGCTGCATTCCTTTAACTGATGAAAAAATCAAAGAGGTTTATGTATTGGCAGTTGAAGCTAGAAATGCTGGACAAGGAGATATTCCCGTTAGCATTTATCCTTTTAAAATGACTGACGCTAATATGAAGAAATACGGTGCTCAATATCCGCTGCAAGTTGCCTTTTGGCAAACTTTACAAAAAGGTTATCTAGCTTTTGAGAAGGATAAACAACTAGCGAAAGTTACGCAGGTAAAAGGGAGTTATGTAGTGAAGTAG
- a CDS encoding trimeric intracellular cation channel family protein — MEITTTYAIEILGTISFAISGTFAAMQKRLDPFGVLIIAFVTSIGGGTVRDLLLGDTPVAWMRDVNYCLLILVTSLLTIFFKSQIKKFKITLFLFDSLGLGLFTLVGVQKGIVFGLDPGICVALGTITGCFGGVIRDTLLNTIPLIFRKEIYATACILGGILYFALLYFNLKADVAKIIVIAFIFTLRIIVVRYKLALPKFGYG, encoded by the coding sequence ATGGAAATAACTACCACATACGCAATTGAGATATTAGGAACGATTTCCTTTGCCATCTCTGGTACTTTTGCCGCCATGCAGAAACGATTAGACCCATTTGGGGTATTGATTATCGCTTTTGTAACTTCTATTGGTGGTGGAACGGTGAGAGATTTGCTACTTGGAGATACGCCGGTAGCTTGGATGCGTGATGTAAATTATTGTTTGCTGATTTTAGTAACGTCCTTACTTACCATCTTCTTTAAAAGTCAGATTAAAAAATTTAAAATCACTTTGTTCCTCTTTGATTCTCTTGGACTTGGTCTATTCACCTTGGTAGGCGTGCAAAAAGGAATTGTATTTGGATTAGACCCTGGTATTTGTGTTGCACTAGGTACCATTACAGGATGTTTTGGTGGAGTAATTAGAGATACACTTTTAAATACCATTCCACTTATTTTTAGGAAAGAGATTTATGCTACTGCCTGTATTTTAGGAGGAATATTATATTTCGCCCTGCTTTATTTTAACCTAAAAGCCGATGTTGCCAAGATTATTGTTATTGCCTTTATCTTTACCCTAAGAATTATAGTTGTACGCTATAAATTGGCATTGCCTAAATTTGGATACGGATAA
- a CDS encoding FtsB family cell division protein encodes MKKLLELLRNKYFLAIVAFAVWMLFFDKNDMLSQYEYRTAVNKLQQEKDFYTKETADVKKDLAELDSNLNTVEKFAREKYFMKKDNEDVFVIVKSDTVKN; translated from the coding sequence ATGAAAAAGCTATTAGAACTTTTACGCAATAAATATTTCTTAGCCATTGTTGCTTTTGCGGTATGGATGCTGTTTTTTGACAAGAATGATATGCTTTCTCAGTATGAATATCGCACAGCAGTAAACAAGCTACAACAAGAAAAAGACTTCTACACTAAAGAAACCGCCGACGTAAAGAAAGATTTAGCAGAACTTGATAGCAACCTAAATACTGTTGAAAAGTTTGCTCGTGAAAAATACTTTATGAAAAAGGACAATGAGGATGTTTTTGTTATTGTAAAGAGCGACACCGTAAAAAATTAA
- the eno gene encoding phosphopyruvate hydratase, with protein MSLIIDVHARQILDSRGNPTIEVEVVTENGQMGRAAVPSGASTGQHEAVELRDGDKKTYMGKGVLKAVENVNTKIAQALQGVDVFEQNLIDKLMIDLDGTENKGNLGANAILGVSLAVAKAAAAESRQPLYRYIGGVNANTLPIPMMNIINGGSHSDAPIAFQEFMIMPVGAPSFSEALRWGTEVFHNLKAILHDRGLSTAVGDEGGFAPTFDGTEDAVETVLKAIEKAGYKPGVDICLALDCASSEFYKDGKYDYSKFEGPTGAIRSSAEQVEYLAELSAKYPIISIEDGMDENDWAGWKLLTEKIGDRVQLVGDDLFVTNVKRLQTGIDTDTANSILVKVNQIGSLTETINAVSLAQNSGYTSVMSHRSGETEDTTIADLAVALNCGQIKTGSASRSDRIAKYNQLLRIEEELGDSARFIGKNFKYAKK; from the coding sequence ATGAGTTTAATAATTGATGTCCACGCAAGACAAATCCTTGATTCTAGAGGTAATCCAACAATAGAAGTTGAAGTAGTTACAGAAAATGGCCAAATGGGCCGTGCAGCTGTTCCATCAGGTGCAAGTACTGGTCAACATGAGGCAGTTGAATTGCGTGATGGCGACAAAAAAACCTATATGGGTAAAGGTGTTTTAAAGGCGGTTGAAAATGTAAACACTAAAATTGCTCAGGCTTTACAAGGTGTTGATGTTTTTGAACAGAATTTAATAGACAAGTTAATGATTGACTTGGATGGCACTGAAAACAAAGGAAACTTAGGTGCAAACGCTATACTAGGTGTTTCTTTAGCAGTAGCAAAAGCAGCAGCAGCAGAAAGCAGACAACCTTTATACCGCTACATCGGTGGTGTAAACGCAAACACTTTACCAATTCCAATGATGAATATCATCAATGGTGGCTCTCACTCTGACGCTCCTATTGCTTTCCAAGAGTTCATGATCATGCCAGTTGGTGCTCCTTCTTTCTCTGAAGCATTACGTTGGGGTACAGAAGTTTTCCATAACTTAAAAGCGATCTTACACGACAGGGGTTTATCAACTGCTGTTGGTGATGAGGGTGGTTTCGCTCCAACTTTTGATGGAACTGAAGATGCTGTTGAAACTGTATTAAAAGCGATTGAAAAAGCTGGTTACAAACCAGGAGTTGATATCTGTTTAGCATTAGATTGCGCATCATCTGAGTTTTATAAAGATGGAAAATATGATTATTCTAAATTCGAAGGTCCTACTGGAGCAATTCGCTCAAGTGCTGAACAAGTAGAATATTTAGCTGAACTTTCTGCAAAATATCCAATTATCTCTATTGAAGATGGCATGGATGAGAATGATTGGGCGGGCTGGAAATTATTAACCGAGAAAATTGGAGATAGAGTTCAGTTAGTTGGTGATGATTTATTTGTAACTAACGTTAAACGTTTACAAACAGGTATTGACACAGATACTGCAAATTCAATATTAGTAAAAGTTAACCAAATTGGTTCTTTAACAGAAACCATTAATGCAGTTAGTTTAGCTCAAAACAGTGGCTATACCTCTGTAATGAGTCATAGAAGTGGTGAAACTGAAGACACTACGATCGCAGATTTAGCTGTTGCTTTAAACTGTGGCCAGATTAAAACAGGTTCTGCTTCACGTTCAGATAGGATTGCAAAATACAACCAATTACTACGTATAGAAGAAGAATTAGGTGATTCTGCACGTTTTATTGGTAAGAACTTTAAATACGCAAAAAAATAA
- a CDS encoding VOC family protein yields the protein MATINPYLTFNGNCEAAFTFYKSVFGGEFPYIGKFKDMPPSEGCDPVSEEDGEKIMHVSLPISAETILMGSDSSEAFGQTTIVGNNFSISINTDSIAEADKLFEGLSAGGTVTMPMNKTFWGAYFGMFTDKFGINWMINHDENSQK from the coding sequence ATGGCAACTATTAATCCTTACTTAACTTTTAATGGTAATTGCGAAGCAGCATTTACTTTTTACAAATCAGTTTTTGGCGGTGAATTCCCTTACATAGGGAAATTTAAAGATATGCCACCTTCAGAAGGCTGTGACCCCGTATCGGAAGAAGATGGTGAAAAAATCATGCATGTCTCTTTGCCTATAAGTGCTGAAACCATATTAATGGGTAGTGATAGTTCTGAGGCATTTGGCCAGACAACAATTGTTGGAAATAATTTCTCCATTTCTATTAATACTGATAGCATAGCTGAAGCTGATAAACTATTTGAAGGTCTGTCTGCCGGAGGTACGGTTACCATGCCAATGAACAAAACATTTTGGGGAGCGTACTTTGGAATGTTTACCGATAAGTTTGGCATTAACTGGATGATTAACCATGATGAAAACAGTCAAAAATAA
- the aqpZ gene encoding aquaporin Z, with translation MKKLVAEFIGTFWLVFGGCGSAILACNFPGNGIAYVGVAWAFGLTVVTMSYAFGHISGAHLNPAVSVGAWVAGRLETKNLLPYIIAQVLGGIAGAAILYVISRGNGSDIGSFATNGFGKNSPGHYSMLAALITEIVLTFIFLIVILGSTDERAPKGFAGLAIGLCLTLIHLISIPVTNTSVNPARSTSQAIFVGGEAINQLWLFWLAPIVGAILAGIVYKCFFAIKD, from the coding sequence ATGAAAAAATTAGTAGCAGAATTTATTGGAACTTTCTGGTTAGTATTTGGCGGATGTGGTAGTGCCATATTAGCTTGTAATTTTCCGGGAAATGGCATTGCCTATGTTGGAGTTGCATGGGCGTTTGGTTTAACGGTAGTAACCATGTCTTATGCTTTTGGGCACATTTCTGGCGCACATTTAAATCCTGCGGTTTCGGTGGGTGCTTGGGTTGCTGGACGTTTAGAAACAAAAAATCTATTACCTTACATTATAGCTCAAGTATTGGGAGGCATTGCTGGAGCTGCAATTTTATATGTGATTAGCAGAGGAAACGGAAGCGACATAGGAAGTTTTGCCACAAATGGTTTTGGTAAAAACTCTCCAGGTCATTACAGCATGTTAGCGGCTTTAATAACAGAAATAGTTTTAACTTTTATATTCTTAATTGTAATTTTAGGATCCACCGATGAACGTGCACCAAAAGGGTTTGCAGGTTTAGCAATTGGATTATGTTTAACTTTAATTCACTTAATCAGTATTCCTGTAACCAACACTTCAGTTAACCCAGCAAGAAGTACTAGTCAAGCTATTTTTGTTGGTGGAGAAGCAATAAACCAATTATGGTTATTTTGGTTAGCTCCAATTGTAGGTGCTATTTTAGCAGGAATAGTTTATAAATGTTTTTTTGCAATTAAAGACTAA
- a CDS encoding NADPH-dependent FMN reductase produces the protein MKNISILSASVRNGRNSHRVALYFKNYLEENQLANVKIIDLKAYDFPIFEERLRFISNPSEAMLSFADEVTKSDGIILVTPEYNGGYPASLKNAIDLLYAEWKRKPIAIATVSAGAFAGTQVITSIQFSLWKIGALTVPAMFPVATVEKTFDENGKPNDEEATNKRASSFVNELIWWIEAKQKMNT, from the coding sequence ATGAAAAATATTTCCATCCTATCCGCCAGTGTAAGAAATGGGCGAAATAGCCATCGCGTTGCACTTTATTTCAAAAACTACTTAGAGGAAAATCAATTGGCTAATGTTAAAATCATCGACCTAAAAGCATACGATTTTCCGATTTTCGAGGAACGTTTAAGGTTTATTTCAAACCCAAGTGAGGCGATGCTTTCATTTGCAGATGAGGTTACTAAAAGTGATGGTATTATCCTTGTAACTCCTGAGTACAATGGTGGATATCCAGCTAGTTTGAAAAATGCTATTGATTTATTGTATGCAGAATGGAAACGTAAGCCAATTGCAATTGCCACAGTTTCGGCTGGTGCATTTGCCGGCACACAAGTAATCACTTCTATACAATTCAGTTTATGGAAAATTGGGGCATTAACGGTTCCTGCAATGTTTCCAGTTGCTACAGTAGAAAAAACATTTGACGAAAATGGCAAACCGAATGATGAAGAAGCTACCAATAAACGAGCTTCTTCTTTTGTAAACGAACTCATTTGGTGGATAGAGGCTAAACAGAAAATGAACACCTAG